Genomic segment of Caproiciproducens sp. NJN-50:
ACTGCGGGTTTTGGTTTTTGTCTTTCGTATCCATGGTATTCTCCCTTATTCTAACGAGTCTGGCCGCTGCCCGTCACGACGAATTTCCACGAGGTCAGCTCAAAGGCGCCCATCGGACCGCGCGCGTGCAGCTTCTGGGTCGAGATGCCGATTTCCGCGCCCAGGCCAAACTCCCCGCCGTCGGTAAAACGCGTGGAAGCGTTGACATAGACGGCCGCCGCATCCACCGAAGCCGTAAAGCGCCGGGCGTTCTCATAGCTGTTTGTCACGATCGCCTCGCTGTGCCCGGTCGAATAACGCGCGATATGCCGGAGCGCTTCGTCCATATCGCCGACCACGCGGACTGCGAGGATATAGTCGAGGTATTCCGTAGCCCAGTCTTCCTCCGCCGCGGGCACGACACAGTCCCCCAGAATCGCCCTGGTTCGCTCGCAGCCGCGAAGCTCCACGTTCTTTTCGTCGAGCTTCGCCTTGATGGCCGGCAGGGCCCGCTCCGCGATGTCCCGGTGGACCAGGACGGTTTCGATCGCGTTGCAGACGGAGGGCCGGGAAGTCTTGGCGTTGTAGATGATCTCAGCCGCCATTTCAACATCCGCCGAATCGTCCACGTAAACATGACAGTTTCCCGCCCCCGTCTGGATCACCGGGACGCGTGAATTTTCAACGACCGAGCGGATCAGCCCCTGCCCGCCGCGGGGGATCAGCACGTCGATATAGCCGGTCAGCCGCATCATTTCCACCGCGGATTCCCTCGACGGGTCCCGCACCAGCTGAATGCAGTCGGGGTTCACTCCGCAGGACTCCAGCGCGCCGCGCATTGCCCGTGCGACCGCCTCGTTGGAACGCAGGGCCTCCCTGCCGCCTCTCAGGATGACCGCATTTCCGGCCTTCAGGCAGAGCGCCGCGGCGTCCGCCGTCACATTCGGACGCGCTTCGTAGATCATGCCGATGACTCCGATGGGTACGCGGATCTTTTCGATTTTCAGCCCGTTCGGGCGGACAAACCCGGAGACCACCTGCCCGACCGGGTCGGCCTGCATCGCGACCGAGCGGATCCCGTCCGCCATGCCGCTCACCCGCTCTTTGGAAAGCGCCAGCCGGTCCATCAGCGGCGCGCTCATATGGTTCCGTTCGGCCTCTTCCAGATCCGTCCGGTTGGCGGCGAGGATCTCCTCTCCGGCGTCTTCCACCGCCCGGGCCATGGCGAACAGCGCCTTTTCCCTGAGCTCTCCTGCGGCGGCCAGCTCCCGGGCGGCAATTTTCGCTTTTTTCCCCATTTCCTCCAAAGCAGTCATTTCATTCTCTCCTGTTTGCTGCATTTTCCTTGTTCTATTCTAGCCGATTTTTTTTCCGAAAACTGTCCCAATTTGCGCGCCCTCGAAAAGGTCGTACAATTTTTCGGGGTACGCCCCGCTGATAATGCAGCAGGGGATTCCCGCCTCGTTGACGAGGGCGGCGGCGTCCACTTTGGTGCGCATCCCGCCGGTTCCGCGCCGGGAACCGGTCCCGCCCGCCAAGGTCCGGATCTCGTCCGTCACCTGCGGCACGAACGGAATTCGTTTCGCATTCGGATTCACGGACGGGTTGCCGTCATAAAATCCGTCGATATCGGTCAGGATAATCAAAAGGTCCGCGCCGATCAGGCGGGCGACGATCGCCGAAAGAGTGTCGTTGTCGCCGATCTGGTTCCCGACCAACTCGTCCACGACGACGGTGTCGTTTTCGTTGACCACCGGGATGATATCCATTCCGATCAGTTCCTGAAAGGTGTTTTCCGTATTCTTCCGGGTGGATTCACTGGCGGTCACATCGCCGGTCAGCAGGACCTGCGCGACAGTTCGGTTGTATTCTCCGAAAAATTTGTCGTAGATAAACATCAGCTCGCACTGGCCGACCGCGGCCACCGCCTGTCGCTTTTCCGTCTCCTGCGGCCTCTCCCGCAGGCCGAGCTTCCCGACGCCGACGCCGATCGCCCCGCTGGTGACCAGCACGATTTCCCTCCCGGAATTCTGCAGGTCGCTCAGAACCTTGCACAGGCGCTCAATCCTGCGCAGGTTCAGTTTTCCGTTCTCATAGGTCAGCGTGGAAGTCCCCACTTTGATCACAATTCTTTTCGCCTGAGTCACTGCCGACATAATTCTGTCCTTTCTTTCCCTTTCATTCCGCTAAGATTATAGCATAATTTCCGGCAAGATTGAACGCGTTTTGCTGAAATTGGGTCCCACCCCAAAGGAATCGCCGCCTGAGGGTAAAAAATCAGTCACAATTTGTGCAAAGTAAATTACAGGTTGATATATCCAACAATTTGTTCTCTGAAAGTGTACGATTATCGAGTAAACTCATTTCAAGGAGCTGATATTATGATTTTCGATTTTGGCTATCGTCTTCGCGAACTGCGGGAAAACAAAGACCTGACCCAAACCCAGGTAGCAAAAAGGCTGAACCTTTCCAAAACCACGATCAGTGGCTATGAGAACAATATTAAAACCCCGTCGCTGGATGTTTTGGTTAAACTCTCCATCCTCTACGGCGTATCTTCCGATTATATCCTGGGCCTGGAAAACCGCAAGCTGCTGCAGATTGACGGCCTTACGATGAACCAGGAAGAAATTTTGAAAATGATTCTGGGTGAGTTCCGAAGCATGAACAAAAAGGCGCCCGCCGCAGACAAGTAACAGAAAAGCGCAGCCGTAAGACTGCGCTTTTTCTTTCGTCTATCTGGGCTGCCTCGGTTTCCCGAAACTTGGCTTCGGACCGGAATGGCCCCGGTCGTCATGCCTTGGCGCGGGCCTGCGGAACGGCCGCGGCTCCGGGTCATTCTCCGGGACCAGGCCGTCCACCTCGATCAGAGCGTCGCGGCGGGAAAGATTCAGCCTTCCCTTGTCATCGATATTCAGCACCTTGACCATGACCTCGTCGCCGATATTGACGACGTCCGTCACCTTTTCGACCCGTTTGACGTCAAGCTGGGAGATGTGCACCAGGCCTTCCTTGCCCGGCGCGATTTCCACAAACGCGCCGAAATCCATCAGACGCGTCACTTTTCCGTTGTAGATGGAGCCCGGCTCCGGATCGTTCGCGATGGTGTCGATGATGCTGATCGCGCGCTTGCAGTTGTCGAGGTCGATGCCGGAAACATAGACATGCCCGTCTTCCTCCACATCCACCTTGACCTCGCACTCGGCGCAGATCTTCTGGATCACCTTTCCGCCGGACCCAATCACTTCGCGGATCTTCTCCAGCGGGATCGAGATGGAAAGCATCTTCGGCGCGTATTTGGAAAGCTCCTTGCGGGGCTCCGGAATCGCCTTGAGCATAATGTCGTCAATGATGTAATCCCTGGCTTTGTGCGTTTTGTAAAGGGCCTCGCGCACCATGTCCGGCGTCAGGCCATTGATTTTCAGATCCATCTGGATCGCCGTAATGCCGGCGTGGGTCCCGGCCACCTTGAAGTCCATGTCGCCGAAGAAATCCTCGACGCCCTGAATATCCACCATGGTCATCCAGCGGTCGCCCTCGGTGATCAGCCCGCAGGAAATGCCCGCGACTGGCGCTTTGATCGGAACGCCCGCGTCCATCAGCGCCAGCGTGGAACCGCAGATAGAAGCCTGCGAGGTCGAGCCGTTGGAGGAAAGGACCTCCGAGACAAGGCGCATGGTGTACGGGAATTCGTCGACCGACGGAATCACCGGCAGAAGCGCGCGCTCCGCGAGGGCGCCGTGGCCGATCTCACGCCGTCCGGGTCCCCTGCTGGGTTTCGTCTCCCCCGTGGAGTAGGAGGGCATATTGTACTGGTGGATGTACCGCTTTGTCTCCTGCTCGTCGATGCTGTCGAAGTTCTGCATGTCGCTCATAGGGCCGAGGGTCGCGACGGTGAGGACCTGGGTCTGCCCGCGGGTGAACATGCCGGAGCCGTGGACCCGCGGCAGCAGGCCGACTTCCGCGGAAAGCGGGCGGATCTCGTTCATCTTCCGGCCGTCGACGCGCTTCTGTTCATCGAGCAGCCAGCGGCGCACCACGTATTTCTGCGTCTTATACATGCATTCGTCGATCTTGGCCTGCTGGTCGGGATAGACCAAATCGAATTTTTCGTGGACCTTGTCGTAAACCGGCTGCAGACGCTCGTCGCGGACGTTCTTGTCGTCTGTATCCAGCGCGGCGCGGACGTCCTCCAGCGCAAAATCCTTGATTGCGTCCAGCATTTCCTGGTCCGGCTCGTTGCTGGGGTAGGAGAATTTCTTCTTGCCGATCTCCGTCTTGATGGAATTGATGAACTCGATCATCGCCTGATTCGCCTTGTGCCCGGCCATGATGCCGTTGTACATGACGTCGTCCGGAATCTCCTCCGCGCCCGCCTCGATCATGGCGATGCGGTCGGCGGTCGAAACGACCGTGACGGCCATTTTGGACTTCTTCCTCTGCTCGCTGTCCGGATTGATGACGAATTCCCCGTCCACATATCCGACGGAGACGCCGGAAATCGGGCCGTTCCATGGAATGTCTGAAATGCTGATCGCGATGGACGTGCCGACCATCGCCGCGATGTCCGGC
This window contains:
- a CDS encoding glutamate-5-semialdehyde dehydrogenase yields the protein MTALEEMGKKAKIAARELAAAGELREKALFAMARAVEDAGEEILAANRTDLEEAERNHMSAPLMDRLALSKERVSGMADGIRSVAMQADPVGQVVSGFVRPNGLKIEKIRVPIGVIGMIYEARPNVTADAAALCLKAGNAVILRGGREALRSNEAVARAMRGALESCGVNPDCIQLVRDPSRESAVEMMRLTGYIDVLIPRGGQGLIRSVVENSRVPVIQTGAGNCHVYVDDSADVEMAAEIIYNAKTSRPSVCNAIETVLVHRDIAERALPAIKAKLDEKNVELRGCERTRAILGDCVVPAAEEDWATEYLDYILAVRVVGDMDEALRHIARYSTGHSEAIVTNSYENARRFTASVDAAAVYVNASTRFTDGGEFGLGAEIGISTQKLHARGPMGAFELTSWKFVVTGSGQTR
- the proB gene encoding glutamate 5-kinase, whose product is MSAVTQAKRIVIKVGTSTLTYENGKLNLRRIERLCKVLSDLQNSGREIVLVTSGAIGVGVGKLGLRERPQETEKRQAVAAVGQCELMFIYDKFFGEYNRTVAQVLLTGDVTASESTRKNTENTFQELIGMDIIPVVNENDTVVVDELVGNQIGDNDTLSAIVARLIGADLLIILTDIDGFYDGNPSVNPNAKRIPFVPQVTDEIRTLAGGTGSRRGTGGMRTKVDAAALVNEAGIPCCIISGAYPEKLYDLFEGAQIGTVFGKKIG
- a CDS encoding helix-turn-helix domain-containing protein; the encoded protein is MIFDFGYRLRELRENKDLTQTQVAKRLNLSKTTISGYENNIKTPSLDVLVKLSILYGVSSDYILGLENRKLLQIDGLTMNQEEILKMILGEFRSMNKKAPAADK
- a CDS encoding polyribonucleotide nucleotidyltransferase, yielding MFENYKVYKTEFAGRPFVVETGKMAQLANGECLVRYGETVVHVAATASAKPREGVDFFPLSVDFEEKLYSVGRIPGSYLKREGRPTDKAILTSRMIDRPIRPLFPKDMRNDVSVVCTVMSVDHDCEPDIAAMVGTSIAISISDIPWNGPISGVSVGYVDGEFVINPDSEQRKKSKMAVTVVSTADRIAMIEAGAEEIPDDVMYNGIMAGHKANQAMIEFINSIKTEIGKKKFSYPSNEPDQEMLDAIKDFALEDVRAALDTDDKNVRDERLQPVYDKVHEKFDLVYPDQQAKIDECMYKTQKYVVRRWLLDEQKRVDGRKMNEIRPLSAEVGLLPRVHGSGMFTRGQTQVLTVATLGPMSDMQNFDSIDEQETKRYIHQYNMPSYSTGETKPSRGPGRREIGHGALAERALLPVIPSVDEFPYTMRLVSEVLSSNGSTSQASICGSTLALMDAGVPIKAPVAGISCGLITEGDRWMTMVDIQGVEDFFGDMDFKVAGTHAGITAIQMDLKINGLTPDMVREALYKTHKARDYIIDDIMLKAIPEPRKELSKYAPKMLSISIPLEKIREVIGSGGKVIQKICAECEVKVDVEEDGHVYVSGIDLDNCKRAISIIDTIANDPEPGSIYNGKVTRLMDFGAFVEIAPGKEGLVHISQLDVKRVEKVTDVVNIGDEVMVKVLNIDDKGRLNLSRRDALIEVDGLVPENDPEPRPFRRPAPRHDDRGHSGPKPSFGKPRQPR